One window from the genome of Dongia rigui encodes:
- a CDS encoding urease subunit gamma, with protein MRLTPREKDKLLISMAAIVARRRLERGVKLNYPEAIALISDYIVEGARDGRSVADLMRDGATVLTSNQVMEGIPEMLHEVQVEATFPDGVKLVTVHHPIR; from the coding sequence CCGCGAGAAGGATAAACTACTCATTTCCATGGCGGCCATCGTGGCGCGGCGGCGGCTCGAGCGCGGCGTCAAGCTCAACTACCCGGAAGCGATCGCCCTCATCTCCGATTACATCGTCGAAGGGGCGCGCGACGGCCGGTCCGTGGCCGATCTGATGCGCGACGGCGCCACGGTGCTGACCAGCAATCAGGTGATGGAAGGAATCCCCGAGATGCTGCACGAAGTCCAGGTCGAAGCGACTTTCCCGGACGGAGTGAAACTCGTCACCGTCCATCATCCGATCCGCTGA
- a CDS encoding urease subunit beta — translation MIPGEVWPLGGEIVLNDGRPTATLRVANTGDRPIQVGSHFHFFETNTALDFDRAAARGYRLDIPAGASVRFEPGQSREVNLVAIGGDRIIHGFGGLVDGKLEG, via the coding sequence ATGATCCCAGGCGAAGTATGGCCCTTGGGCGGCGAGATCGTTCTCAATGACGGGCGCCCCACGGCGACGCTGCGTGTTGCCAATACCGGCGACAGGCCCATCCAGGTCGGGAGTCATTTCCATTTCTTCGAGACCAACACGGCGCTCGATTTCGACCGGGCGGCGGCGCGCGGCTACCGCCTCGACATTCCGGCCGGTGCCTCTGTCCGCTTCGAGCCGGGCCAAAGCCGCGAGGTGAATTTGGTCGCCATTGGCGGCGACCGAATCATCCATGGCTTCGGCGGTCTTGTCGACGGCAAGCTGGAGGGCTGA
- the ureC gene encoding urease subunit alpha has product MAYRMNRGTYALTYGPTKGDRLRLADTNLVIEIEKDFAIPGEEAKFGGGKSIRDGMAQSQRTRAQGAVDTVITNAVILDHWGIVKGDIGLKDGRIAGIGKAGNPDTQDGVDIIIGPGTEIIAGEGRIVTAGGVDSHIHWICPQQAEEAINSGITTMVGGGTGPAEGTSATTCTPGPWHIGRMLQAMEGLPVNIGLLGKGNTSKPDGLIEQIKAGICGLKLHEDWGTTPAAIDNCLSVADDMDVQVAIHTDTLNESGFVERTVAAFKNRIIHAYHTEGAGGGHAPDIIKLCSLPNVLPSSTNPTRPFTVNTLDEHLDMLMVCHHLDARIPEDIAFAESRIRRETIAAEDLLHDMGAISMMSSDSQAMGRVGEVIIRTWQTAHKMKAQFGSLPGDPAENDNKRVKRYLAKYTINPALAQGMAHEIGSIEAGKLADLVLWKPAFFGVKPDIILKAGMIMAAPMGDPNASIPTPQPVHYRPMFGAFGKALTQSTVTFLSPAAIAEGVGEALGLQRRLLPVQGTRSVTKKDMIHNDAMPAIEVDSETYEVRADGRLLTCEPAKELPMTQRYFLF; this is encoded by the coding sequence ATGGCCTATCGCATGAACCGCGGCACCTATGCCCTGACCTATGGCCCCACCAAGGGCGACCGCCTGCGCCTCGCCGATACCAATCTGGTGATCGAGATCGAAAAGGATTTCGCCATCCCTGGCGAGGAGGCGAAATTCGGCGGCGGCAAATCGATCCGCGACGGCATGGCGCAGTCGCAGCGCACACGGGCGCAAGGTGCCGTCGATACCGTCATCACGAATGCCGTCATCCTCGACCATTGGGGCATCGTCAAGGGCGATATCGGCCTCAAGGACGGCCGCATCGCCGGCATCGGCAAGGCCGGCAATCCGGATACGCAAGATGGCGTCGATATCATCATCGGTCCAGGGACCGAGATCATCGCCGGCGAAGGCCGCATCGTGACGGCAGGTGGGGTCGATTCCCATATTCATTGGATCTGCCCGCAACAGGCGGAAGAGGCGATCAATTCCGGCATCACCACCATGGTCGGTGGCGGCACCGGCCCCGCGGAAGGGACGTCCGCCACCACCTGCACGCCGGGGCCTTGGCATATCGGCCGCATGCTGCAGGCGATGGAAGGCCTACCGGTCAATATCGGCCTGCTCGGCAAGGGCAATACCTCAAAGCCCGACGGCCTCATCGAACAGATCAAGGCCGGTATCTGCGGCCTGAAGCTGCATGAGGATTGGGGCACGACCCCGGCCGCCATCGACAATTGCCTCAGCGTCGCCGACGACATGGACGTGCAGGTAGCGATCCATACCGACACGCTCAATGAATCCGGCTTCGTCGAGCGTACCGTGGCGGCCTTCAAGAACCGCATCATCCACGCCTATCACACCGAAGGTGCCGGCGGCGGGCATGCCCCCGACATCATCAAGCTGTGCTCGCTCCCCAATGTGCTGCCGTCCTCGACCAACCCGACGCGGCCCTTCACCGTCAACACGCTCGACGAACATCTCGACATGCTGATGGTCTGCCATCATCTCGACGCCCGCATTCCCGAAGACATCGCCTTTGCCGAAAGCCGCATCCGGCGCGAAACCATCGCCGCCGAGGATTTGCTCCACGACATGGGCGCCATTTCCATGATGTCGTCGGACAGTCAGGCGATGGGTCGGGTGGGCGAGGTGATCATCCGCACCTGGCAGACGGCGCATAAGATGAAGGCGCAGTTCGGCAGCCTGCCCGGCGACCCGGCCGAGAACGACAACAAGCGGGTGAAGCGCTATCTCGCCAAATACACGATCAACCCGGCCCTCGCGCAGGGCATGGCCCATGAGATCGGCTCGATCGAAGCCGGGAAGCTCGCCGATCTGGTGTTGTGGAAGCCGGCCTTCTTCGGCGTGAAGCCCGATATCATCCTCAAGGCCGGCATGATCATGGCGGCACCCATGGGCGATCCCAATGCCTCGATCCCGACACCGCAGCCCGTGCATTACCGACCCATGTTCGGCGCCTTCGGCAAGGCACTCACCCAAAGCACCGTGACCTTCCTCAGTCCGGCGGCGATTGCCGAAGGTGTCGGTGAGGCGCTGGGCCTGCAGCGGCGCCTGCTGCCGGTGCAGGGCACCCGCAGTGTCACCAAGAAGGACATGATCCACAATGACGCCATGCCGGCGATCGAGGTCGATTCCGAAACCTATGAAGTGCGCGCCGATGGCCGGCTGCTCACCTGCGAACCGGCCAAGGAATTGCCCATGACGCAACGCTATTTCCTGTTCTGA
- a CDS encoding urease accessory protein UreE has product MTEQMHRATAVIPSGYWPKAQESGTVTLIYADRSRRRIRLVDDAGRPFLLDLERPVRLADGDGLQLMGHGFIRVVAAPEALLEVTARDPRHLAQLAWHVGNRHTAAEMVDDRRLRLIDDAVLRNMLKGLGAELATVAAPFHPEGGAYAGPAHDHAHGPDTHTH; this is encoded by the coding sequence ATGACGGAACAGATGCACCGGGCGACGGCCGTCATTCCGTCAGGTTATTGGCCGAAGGCGCAGGAGAGCGGCACGGTGACGCTGATCTATGCCGATCGCAGCCGGCGCCGCATCCGTCTCGTCGATGATGCGGGCAGGCCGTTTCTGCTCGATCTTGAACGGCCGGTGCGGCTGGCCGATGGCGATGGATTGCAGTTGATGGGTCATGGCTTCATCCGCGTCGTCGCGGCGCCGGAGGCACTGCTGGAGGTGACGGCACGTGATCCCAGGCATCTGGCACAGCTTGCCTGGCATGTAGGTAACCGTCACACGGCGGCGGAGATGGTCGATGACCGGCGCCTGCGCCTCATCGACGACGCGGTCCTGCGCAACATGCTGAAAGGTCTGGGTGCCGAACTTGCGACCGTCGCAGCGCCGTTCCACCCCGAAGGCGGGGCCTATGCCGGCCCGGCCCATGATCACGCGCATGGACCAGATACCCACACCCATTGA
- a CDS encoding urease accessory protein UreF, translated as MDQIPTPIDHGTHSATRLLTWLSPSFPVGGFSYSHGIEYAIEAGLVRDQPSLASWIDGILRFGAGRNDGLLLLAAYRATRAYDVPGLVLAAGQAAALRGTMELAQEASAQGAAFLKAIAGGWPHYADAPAVKALATADCAITYPIIVGTLCAIAGIEEPVAVEAYLTAFANNLISAGIRLVPLGQSDGLRTVAMLEPRITGYVATLAALSLDDLGGAALAVDWSSMKHETQYTRLFRS; from the coding sequence ATGGACCAGATACCCACACCCATTGATCACGGCACGCATTCGGCAACGCGGCTGCTCACCTGGCTGTCGCCGAGCTTTCCCGTGGGCGGATTCAGCTATTCGCATGGCATCGAATATGCGATCGAGGCCGGCTTGGTCCGCGACCAGCCGAGCCTGGCCAGCTGGATCGATGGCATCTTGCGCTTTGGGGCGGGCCGCAATGACGGGCTACTCCTCCTTGCCGCCTATCGCGCCACGCGGGCATACGATGTGCCGGGGCTGGTGCTCGCGGCCGGTCAGGCGGCGGCCCTGCGCGGCACGATGGAACTGGCGCAGGAAGCCTCCGCGCAAGGGGCTGCGTTCCTCAAAGCCATTGCCGGCGGCTGGCCGCATTATGCCGATGCCCCGGCGGTGAAGGCCTTGGCGACGGCGGATTGCGCCATCACCTATCCCATCATCGTCGGCACCCTCTGTGCCATCGCCGGTATCGAAGAACCCGTGGCCGTTGAGGCCTATCTCACGGCCTTTGCCAACAATCTCATCTCGGCCGGCATTCGCCTGGTGCCGCTGGGGCAAAGCGATGGGCTGCGGACGGTCGCCATGCTCGAGCCGCGCATTACCGGTTATGTCGCGACCCTGGCAGCCCTTTCCCTCGACGACCTCGGTGGCGCGGCGCTTGCCGTCGACTGGTCGAGCATGAAACACGAAACGCAATATACGAGGTTGTTCCGCTCATGA
- the ureG gene encoding urease accessory protein UreG, translated as MTLPIRIGIGGPVGSGKTAMLERLCRCLADSYDIAVITNDIYTSEDAKFLTRAGVLPIERIAGVETGGCPHTAIREDASINLAAVDDLVAKFPKLEMLFVESGGDNLSATFSPELADLTIYVIDVSAGDKIPRKGGPGITRSDILVINKVDVAPIVHADLDVMAKDATVQRKEKPFVFANMREGLGLERIIELILELAGLPKRKDRFVAALPALQDWS; from the coding sequence ATGACCCTCCCCATCCGCATCGGCATCGGTGGTCCCGTCGGCTCCGGCAAGACGGCGATGCTCGAACGGCTATGCCGTTGCCTCGCTGATTCCTACGATATCGCCGTCATCACCAATGACATCTATACCAGCGAGGACGCGAAATTCCTGACGCGCGCGGGTGTCCTCCCGATCGAGCGCATCGCCGGTGTCGAGACCGGCGGCTGTCCGCACACCGCCATTCGCGAGGACGCGTCGATCAATCTCGCCGCCGTCGACGATCTGGTCGCGAAATTTCCGAAGTTGGAAATGCTGTTCGTCGAATCCGGCGGCGACAATTTGAGCGCCACATTCTCACCGGAGTTGGCCGACCTCACCATCTATGTGATCGACGTCTCGGCCGGCGACAAGATCCCGCGCAAGGGCGGGCCGGGCATCACGCGTTCCGACATCCTCGTCATCAACAAGGTGGATGTGGCACCCATCGTCCATGCCGATCTCGACGTGATGGCCAAGGATGCGACCGTTCAGCGCAAGGAAAAGCCCTTCGTCTTTGCCAATATGCGCGAAGGGCTGGGCCTCGAGCGCATCATCGAGCTGATCCTGGAGCTTGCCGGTCTCCCAAAGCGGAAAGACCGCTTCGTCGCGGCTCTGCCCGCCTTGCAGGATTGGAGCTAG
- a CDS encoding SDR family NAD(P)-dependent oxidoreductase, translated as MLLDFTGRRVIVTGGSRGIGRATALAFARAGADVSICARGAETLEKTRGEIAAVGCMVHAATCNLADAEAIKTYVAAAADALGGIDILVSNASGIDNTGDSWVDCLNVDVMAAVRLADAALPFLARATDASVINVTSISGMMPSARDPAYAAAKAALINFTTSQAVQLAPKKIRANAVAPGSIDFPGGFWDRCRTETPEVYKSVQDGIPLGRYGKPEEIANVILFLASPLASWVTGQTLVADGGQVLRA; from the coding sequence ATGCTGCTCGATTTCACCGGCCGTCGCGTCATCGTCACCGGCGGCAGCCGCGGTATCGGCCGTGCGACAGCGCTGGCCTTCGCCAGAGCCGGCGCCGATGTCTCGATCTGTGCGCGTGGCGCCGAGACGCTGGAGAAGACGCGCGGCGAGATCGCTGCCGTCGGCTGCATGGTGCATGCGGCCACCTGCAATTTGGCCGACGCCGAGGCGATCAAGACTTATGTGGCAGCGGCGGCAGATGCCCTGGGCGGCATCGACATCCTGGTCAGCAACGCCTCCGGCATCGACAATACCGGCGACAGCTGGGTCGATTGCCTCAATGTCGATGTCATGGCCGCCGTCCGCCTGGCCGACGCGGCCCTGCCGTTCCTGGCGCGTGCCACGGATGCCTCGGTCATCAATGTCACGTCAATCTCCGGCATGATGCCGTCGGCGCGCGACCCGGCCTATGCGGCGGCAAAAGCGGCGCTCATCAACTTCACGACCTCACAGGCCGTGCAGTTGGCGCCCAAGAAGATCCGTGCCAATGCCGTGGCGCCAGGCTCGATCGATTTTCCCGGCGGTTTCTGGGATCGTTGCCGCACCGAGACGCCGGAAGTCTACAAATCCGTCCAAGACGGCATTCCCCTGGGGCGCTATGGCAAGCCGGAGGAGATCGCCAACGTCATCCTGTTCCTCGCCTCGCCGCTTGCCAGCTGGGTCACGGGGCAGACGCTGGTGGCCGATGGCGGCCAGGTCCTGCGCGCCTAG
- a CDS encoding Gfo/Idh/MocA family protein, producing the protein MKSYGFGIIGLGVMGQEMAADLAAHPRFHVVAGFDPARPKVPFPLLGDAAAVVNDPRVEAIYTATPPAFHEAVVRLAVLAGKPLLCEKPLAHTIPSARDCCDLVAKSKLPAAVNFSYAARDVATRLTHVVKSGAIGDIKGVHLHVRFGSWPRKWQSDAGAWLAQPAEGGFTREVISHFVFLANRLFGAGKITARTIERGSAGTETKLTATIQYPSVAFTIDAGIGGDRDDDNRFEVKGAKGDVAIVDWSQLDYAGDAGASLPPTSQLDALADMLDGKPHQLATFAEGLAVAELIEALLAD; encoded by the coding sequence ATGAAGAGTTACGGTTTCGGCATCATCGGCCTTGGCGTCATGGGGCAGGAGATGGCGGCGGACCTCGCCGCTCATCCCCGCTTCCATGTCGTGGCCGGTTTCGATCCGGCACGACCCAAAGTACCGTTCCCGTTGCTCGGCGACGCCGCGGCCGTGGTGAACGACCCGCGGGTGGAGGCGATCTATACCGCGACACCGCCGGCCTTCCATGAAGCGGTGGTGCGCCTGGCTGTTTTGGCGGGCAAGCCGCTGCTATGCGAGAAGCCGCTGGCGCATACCATCCCATCGGCGCGCGACTGCTGCGATCTTGTTGCCAAATCGAAACTGCCGGCGGCGGTCAATTTCTCCTATGCCGCGCGGGACGTGGCGACGCGCCTGACCCATGTGGTCAAGAGCGGCGCCATCGGTGACATCAAGGGCGTGCATCTGCATGTGCGCTTTGGCTCCTGGCCGCGCAAATGGCAGTCCGATGCCGGTGCCTGGCTGGCGCAGCCGGCCGAGGGCGGTTTCACGCGTGAGGTCATTTCGCATTTCGTCTTCCTCGCCAACCGCCTGTTCGGCGCCGGCAAGATCACGGCCCGCACCATCGAGCGCGGCAGCGCCGGGACGGAAACCAAGCTCACCGCCACGATCCAATATCCCAGCGTTGCCTTCACCATCGATGCGGGGATCGGCGGCGACCGCGACGACGACAACCGCTTTGAAGTCAAGGGCGCCAAGGGCGACGTGGCAATCGTCGATTGGAGCCAGCTCGATTATGCCGGCGATGCCGGCGCCAGCCTGCCGCCGACCTCGCAACTCGACGCATTGGCCGATATGCTGGACGGGAAGCCACACCAGCTGGCAACCTTCGCCGAAGGGCTGGCGGTTGCTGAACTGATCGAGGCGCTGCTCGCGGACTGA
- a CDS encoding sulfite exporter TauE/SafE family protein, with protein sequence MDLSGLLDGEIWILIGVLALAGCGSGFLAGMLGVGGGIVVVPALFQVLGAFDVPLDLRMHIAVGTSLGSIVPTSIISLRAHNRRGAVDWPLFRQWGPWVAVGVILGSIIASDVRGATLTLIFGIMSMIVALYLALGRPDFHLTDKLPGTPIRQAICLFIGGVSAMMGIGGGSLSVPAMTLCSYPIRRAVGTASALGLIIAVPGTITFMVTGFGEGGLPPVSVGYVNLVAVLALVPSSLIFAPIGAKVAHTMPQIILRRCFAGFLFVTSLRMFYSLF encoded by the coding sequence ATGGATCTTTCTGGCCTACTGGATGGTGAAATCTGGATTCTGATCGGCGTACTGGCACTCGCGGGCTGCGGCTCCGGGTTCCTGGCCGGCATGCTGGGGGTGGGTGGCGGCATCGTCGTGGTGCCGGCCTTGTTCCAAGTGCTGGGCGCATTCGACGTACCGCTGGACCTTCGGATGCATATCGCCGTCGGCACCTCATTGGGGTCAATCGTTCCGACCTCGATCATCTCGCTGCGGGCGCATAACAGGCGCGGTGCTGTCGACTGGCCGCTGTTCCGGCAATGGGGGCCTTGGGTCGCTGTCGGCGTCATCCTGGGCTCGATCATCGCCAGCGACGTGCGCGGCGCCACGCTGACACTGATCTTCGGCATCATGAGCATGATCGTGGCGCTCTATCTGGCGCTGGGGCGGCCTGACTTCCACCTCACCGACAAACTGCCGGGGACGCCCATCCGCCAGGCGATCTGCCTCTTCATCGGCGGGGTCTCGGCCATGATGGGGATCGGCGGCGGCAGCCTCTCTGTGCCGGCGATGACGCTGTGCTCCTATCCGATCCGCCGCGCCGTCGGCACCGCCTCGGCTCTCGGCCTCATCATCGCCGTGCCCGGCACGATCACTTTCATGGTCACCGGGTTCGGTGAAGGCGGACTGCCACCGGTGTCGGTCGGCTATGTCAATCTCGTCGCCGTGCTGGCCCTGGTGCCGAGCAGCCTCATCTTTGCGCCGATCGGCGCCAAGGTCGCGCATACCATGCCGCAAATCATCCTGCGCCGTTGCTTTGCCGGCTTTCTGTTCGTCACCTCGCTGCGCATGTTCTATTCGCTGTTCTGA
- a CDS encoding sulfate/molybdate ABC transporter ATP-binding protein, with product MGLQAQGIVKTFGTFKALGGIDLDIKRGEFVALLGPSGSGKTTLLRILAGLDAQDEGHVLFNEEDMTGRKLRDRRVGFVFQHYALFKHMTVAENIGFGLRVRPTTERPNKAEIKARVDELLRLVQLERLGDRYPSQLSGGQRQRVALARALAIEPSVLLLDEPFGALDAKVRKELRRWLRRLHESMQLTSVFVTHDQEEALELADKVVIMNQGLIEQVGSPEEVYHKPQTSFVYEFLGGANRVPCEIRGGVVRIGSTIIAAPQVADLKDGPGTAYVRPEEISIGRADGGGVPAIVQHVFRASPLPRVEVQLVDTSLALDVTLPPDEAGAILAKGQRVTVNFAKFDVLPG from the coding sequence ATGGGCTTGCAGGCACAGGGCATCGTCAAGACGTTCGGCACCTTCAAGGCGCTGGGCGGCATCGACCTCGACATCAAGCGCGGCGAGTTCGTGGCGTTGCTAGGCCCGTCCGGTTCCGGCAAGACGACCTTGCTGCGGATCCTGGCCGGCCTCGATGCGCAGGATGAAGGTCATGTGCTGTTCAACGAGGAGGACATGACCGGGCGCAAATTGCGCGACCGCCGCGTCGGCTTCGTGTTCCAGCATTATGCCCTCTTCAAGCATATGACGGTCGCGGAGAACATCGGCTTTGGCCTGCGCGTGCGGCCGACCACGGAGCGCCCCAACAAGGCGGAGATCAAGGCGCGGGTCGATGAATTGCTGCGCCTGGTGCAGTTGGAGCGCCTCGGCGATCGCTATCCCAGCCAATTGTCGGGTGGCCAGCGGCAGCGTGTCGCCCTGGCCCGCGCCTTGGCCATCGAGCCCTCGGTGCTGCTGCTCGACGAGCCCTTTGGCGCGCTCGACGCCAAGGTGCGCAAGGAATTGCGCCGCTGGCTGCGCCGCCTCCATGAAAGCATGCAGCTGACCTCGGTCTTCGTGACCCATGACCAAGAAGAGGCGCTGGAACTGGCCGACAAGGTCGTCATCATGAACCAGGGCCTGATCGAACAGGTGGGTTCACCTGAAGAGGTCTATCACAAGCCGCAGACCTCCTTCGTCTACGAATTCCTGGGTGGCGCCAACCGCGTCCCCTGCGAGATCCGCGGCGGCGTGGTCAGGATCGGCAGCACCATCATCGCGGCCCCGCAGGTTGCCGATCTCAAGGACGGGCCGGGGACCGCCTATGTCCGCCCTGAGGAGATCAGCATCGGCCGTGCCGATGGCGGTGGCGTGCCGGCGATCGTGCAGCATGTCTTTCGCGCCAGCCCGCTGCCGCGGGTCGAAGTGCAATTGGTTGATACATCCCTGGCGCTTGACGTAACCTTGCCCCCCGACGAAGCGGGTGCAATTTTGGCAAAGGGGCAGCGCGTGACGGTGAACTTCGCGAAGTTCGACGTCCTGCCGGGGTAA
- the cysW gene encoding sulfate ABC transporter permease subunit CysW produces the protein MSVDLRNNKLTLRDPAPVRWVLIALALAFIALVLFLPLTLVFLEALRHGLGAYFAAVTEPDARSAILLTLQVAAISVPLNVVFGLAGAWAIAKFEFRGKSLLLTLVDLPFSVSPVISGLIYVLLYGAHGWFGPTLDQWGIKVIFNVAGLVMATIFVTFPFVARELIPLMQEQGTEEEEAAISLGANGWQTFRLVTLPNVAWGLLYGVLLCNARAMGEFGAVSVVSGHIRGQTNTMPLHVEILYNEYDFVGAFAVASLLALLALVTLAAKSFLEWRYGDRLSAGRAH, from the coding sequence ATGAGCGTCGACCTGCGCAACAACAAGCTGACCCTGCGCGACCCGGCGCCCGTGCGCTGGGTGTTGATCGCCCTCGCCCTCGCCTTCATCGCGCTGGTGCTGTTCCTGCCCTTGACCCTGGTCTTTCTGGAAGCGTTGCGGCATGGGCTTGGCGCCTATTTCGCAGCCGTCACCGAGCCCGATGCGCGCTCCGCCATCCTGCTGACATTGCAGGTTGCGGCGATCTCGGTCCCGCTCAATGTCGTCTTCGGCCTCGCTGGTGCCTGGGCCATTGCCAAGTTCGAATTCCGCGGCAAGAGCCTGCTCCTGACGCTGGTCGACCTGCCCTTCTCGGTCTCGCCGGTTATCTCCGGCCTGATCTATGTGTTGCTCTATGGCGCCCATGGCTGGTTCGGGCCGACGCTCGACCAATGGGGCATCAAGGTCATCTTCAATGTCGCTGGGCTGGTGATGGCGACCATCTTCGTCACCTTCCCCTTCGTCGCGCGCGAACTCATCCCCTTGATGCAGGAACAGGGCACCGAGGAAGAAGAAGCGGCCATCTCGCTCGGCGCCAATGGCTGGCAGACCTTCCGGCTGGTGACCTTGCCCAACGTCGCCTGGGGCCTGCTTTACGGCGTGCTGCTGTGCAATGCCCGCGCGATGGGCGAATTCGGTGCGGTCTCGGTCGTGTCCGGCCATATCCGTGGCCAGACCAACACCATGCCGCTGCATGTCGAGATTCTGTACAACGAATATGATTTCGTCGGCGCCTTTGCCGTCGCCTCGCTGCTGGCTTTGCTGGCCTTGGTGACGCTCGCCGCCAAATCCTTCCTCGAATGGCGCTATGGCGACCGGCTCAGTGCCGGAAGAGCCCATTGA
- the cysT gene encoding sulfate ABC transporter permease subunit CysT codes for MSARAGTWSNWKRPSVLPGFGLTLGYALLYLSIIVLLPLAALILRPAELGLAGFFDTVTTPRVLAALRVSFGTAAIAAVINGIFGLIIAWVLVRYQFPGKRLIDAFVDLPFALPTAVAGIALTTLYAPNGWIGALLTPLGLKVAFTPTGIVIALIFIGLPFVVRTVQPVLQDFDSELEEASASLGASRLQVFGLVILPSIMPALLTGIALAFARAVGEYGSVIFIAGNMPMKSEIAPLLIVSKLEQFDYAGAAAIAVVMLVISFVMLLVLNLIQRWARRHEDNDR; via the coding sequence ATGTCGGCACGTGCCGGAACATGGAGCAACTGGAAGCGACCAAGCGTTCTGCCGGGATTCGGGCTGACGCTGGGCTATGCCCTTCTCTATCTCAGCATCATCGTCCTGCTGCCGTTGGCGGCCCTCATTCTGCGGCCGGCTGAACTGGGCCTGGCCGGTTTCTTCGACACCGTCACCACGCCGCGTGTTCTTGCCGCCTTGCGCGTGAGTTTCGGCACCGCGGCGATCGCCGCCGTTATCAACGGGATCTTCGGGCTGATCATCGCCTGGGTGCTGGTGCGCTATCAGTTTCCGGGCAAACGCCTCATCGATGCCTTCGTCGATTTGCCTTTTGCCTTGCCGACGGCAGTTGCCGGCATCGCCCTCACGACACTTTACGCGCCCAATGGCTGGATCGGCGCCCTGCTGACGCCGCTGGGCCTCAAAGTCGCCTTCACGCCGACCGGCATCGTCATCGCGCTCATCTTCATCGGCCTGCCCTTCGTCGTCCGTACGGTGCAGCCGGTGCTGCAGGATTTCGACAGCGAGCTTGAGGAGGCCTCGGCAAGCCTTGGCGCCTCGCGCTTGCAGGTCTTTGGCCTGGTCATCCTGCCGTCGATCATGCCGGCCCTTCTGACCGGCATCGCCCTCGCCTTTGCGCGCGCAGTGGGTGAATACGGCTCGGTCATCTTCATCGCCGGCAACATGCCGATGAAGTCGGAAATTGCGCCGCTGCTGATCGTCAGCAAGCTGGAACAGTTCGATTACGCGGGGGCCGCGGCCATCGCGGTGGTGATGCTCGTTATTTCCTTCGTCATGCTGCTGGTGCTGAACCTCATCCAACGCTGGGCGCGGCGGCACGAGGATAACGACCGATGA
- a CDS encoding RrF2 family transcriptional regulator encodes MLSQKAKYAMRALLYLAKANSDEPVGIAEIAAKQAVPRKFLELILLELKRNGFVQSFRGKHGGYALAKAPEEIHFGEVIRLIDGPLAALPCASLTAYRRCVDCEDEATCVIRRVLKQVRDASSGILDRTSLSDVLDGRTGELVMGDGI; translated from the coding sequence ATGCTGTCGCAAAAAGCCAAATACGCCATGCGCGCCTTGCTCTATCTGGCCAAGGCAAACTCTGACGAACCCGTTGGAATCGCTGAGATCGCCGCCAAGCAGGCCGTGCCGCGCAAATTCCTGGAACTGATCCTGCTGGAGCTGAAGCGCAACGGCTTCGTCCAAAGCTTTCGCGGTAAACATGGTGGTTATGCCCTGGCCAAAGCGCCGGAGGAGATCCATTTCGGCGAGGTCATTCGCCTCATCGATGGACCGCTGGCGGCACTCCCCTGCGCCAGCCTCACCGCCTATCGCCGCTGCGTCGATTGCGAGGACGAGGCGACCTGCGTCATCCGCCGCGTCCTCAAACAGGTCCGTGATGCATCCTCCGGCATTTTGGACCGGACCAGCCTCTCCGACGTTCTCGACGGCCGGACGGGCGAGCTCGTCATGGGCGACGGCATCTGA